Part of the Streptomyces sp. NBC_00457 genome, GGCCTGGGGGCTCGGTGGCTGAGGCGGTCTGTTGCCCGGTTCCGGTATCGGGAATGCTCCCTTGGCATGAGCACACCCGTGAGATGGTCCGGGAGACGTCTCAACTCCCGTAGAAGCGTATGGATCTGGGCCCTGGTGGCGGCGCTCGCCGCCGTCCTGGGGCCCGGCGCGCAGGCCGGTGCGGATTCCGATCGCACCGGTCTGCCGGAGGCCGTCGACACCATCCTGGGCGACGCCCGGATGGAGGGCGGGGTGGCGAGTGTCGTGATCGCCGATGCGGTGAGCGGTGAGTTGCTGTACCAGCATCTGCCCAGCACCCGGCTGATGCCGGCCTCCAACACCAAGCTGCCCACCTCGGCCGCCGCGATGGAGATCCTCGGCCCCGGGTACCGGTTCACCACGGATGTCCTGGCGGCCGGACGGCGGTCCGGGTCCGTGCTCCGGGGCGATCTGTATCTGCGCGGCACCGGCGACCCGACCCTGCTCGCCGCCGACTACGACCGCCTTGCCGCCCAGGTCGCCGCGGCCGGTGTCAAACGCGTCGACGGACGGCTGATCGCCGACGACACCCGGTTCGACGCCCAGCGGCTCGGCCGTTCCTGGGCAGCCGACGACGAGTCCTCGTACTACTCCGCGCAGATCAGCGCGCTGAGCGTGGCGCCGGACACCGACTACGACACCGGGAGCGTGATCGTCACGGTGACGCCGGGTGCGAAGGCGGGGGACGAGCCCGTCGTCGCCGTCACACCCGACACGGACTTTATCGACATCGACGTGCGCGCCACCACCGTCGCCGCCGGGGGCCCGAACGACCTGACCGTCGAGCGGGAGCACGGCACCAACGACATCGTCGTCAGCGGTACGACCCCCGTGGGCGGCTCCGGTGCCAAGGAGTGGATCACCGTGTGGGAGCCCACCGGATACGCCGCCGCCGTCTTCCGGGACGCGCTCGCGGATCACGGGGTCAAGGTCGCCGGGCCGACTCGGCTCGGGCGTCAAACGCCCGCATCCGCACGCGAGTTGGCCTCGCACGACTCCATGGCCCTCAAGGACCTGCTCGTCCCGTTCATGAAGCTCTCCAACAACATGCACGCCGAGATCCTCACCAAGGCCATGGCGTACGAGGTGTCGAAGCAGGGGAGCTGGAGTGCCGGGCTGGCCGCCGTCAGCGGATATCTCAAGGGCATCGGCGTCGACACCGGCAGGGTCCGTCAGGTCGACGGGTCGGGGCTGTCGCGGATGGACAACTTCCCCGCGGCACAGCTCGCCGAGCTCCTCCTCGCCGTACGTGCCGAGCCCTGGTACGCCGACTGGCTGCGCTCGCTGCCGGTCGCCTGCGATCCCGACCGGTTCGTCGGCGGCACCCTGCGCTCCCGGATGTGCGGTACGGCCGCCGCGCTCAACGCCCGCGCCAAGACGGGGTCGTTGACGGGGGCCTCGGCCCTGTCCGGGTATGTCACGGACGCCGGTGGACGCGAGCTGGTCTTCAGCATCGTCCTCAACAACTATCTGGCGTCCTCCGTGAAGCCGTTGGAGGACGCCATCGTGGTCACGCTCGCGAAGTCGACGGAAGAGGCCGCGACGGCGGTCCAGCCGAAGGCGACCCAGGGCACCGACGTCGAGTGCGCGTGGCGCAAGCCCGCCCGCTGCTGAGGCCGGGCCTGCGCCGGGTGCCCGTCAGCGCAGACTGAACGTCGCCAGGCGCAGGCCCTCTCCCTTCAGCACGAGATACACGTCCGTACGGCCCTTCGCCGCGCGCGCGAGATCGGCGGTCACCGTCTCGTAGTCGTACGGCGAAGGCGTCCCGTCCGTCACGGCCGTACCGACGAGTGTGCCGGTCGGGGAGCCGAGCCTGATCTCGACCGTGCCTGCCGCGCCCGCCACGCGTGCGGTGAACCTGGTGGCGCCCGACCGCAGTTGGGCGTCCCCGAACTTCAGCCACGCCCGGTCGGCCGCCGTGCCCACCGCCGTGCCGCGCGCCTTCGACTCGTCGACGAGACGCGTGCCGGCGTAGTCGTCGAAGTTCTCGGCGCGGGTCGTACGGGACAGGTCGCGCGCCGGGATCGTCTCCCCGGACACCTGCCACGTCGTACGGGCGCGGATGTCGGCGGAGGAGGCGCCGGCCAGGACGTCGTATGTGCCCTTCTCCACCACCCACTTGGAGCGGGTGACGTCCCAGTGCGCGAGGTCCTTGGGTGTCACCTTCAGCTTGACCGTCTTGGTCTCGCCGGGCTTCAGCGACACCCGCTGGAACGCCTTCAGCTGCTTCAGCGGCTGCTTGTCGCGGGAGGCGCGCTGGTGGACGTAGAGCTGGACGACCTCGTCGCCGGTGCGGCGGCCGGTGTTGGTGACGGTCAGGGCGTAGCCGCCGTCGGTCTTCTTCAGGGCGCCGTAGCGGAAGTTCGTGTAGGAGAGGCCGTGGCCGAAGGGGTAGAGGGCCCGGCCCTTGAAGTACTGGTAGGTGCGGTCGGACTTGATGATGTCGTAGTCGAGGATCGACGGGAGGTCCGCCTCGGAGCGGTACCAGGTCTGGGTGAGGCGGCCCGACGGGTTCGCGTCGCCGTACAGGAGGTCGGCGAGCGCGTTGCCCGTCTCCTGGCCCGCGTGGGACGTCCACAGCACGGCCGGGACCTCCTTCTGCAAGGCGCCGAGGGTGGTCGGGTAGCTGTTCTCGACGACCACGACCGTGTTCGGGTTGGCCTTGTGAACGGCCCTGACCAGGGCTTCCTGAGCCGGGGCGAGACCCATGTCGGTGCGGTCGTGGGCCTCGCGGCCGTTGATCGACGGGTTGGAGCCGATCACCACCACGGCCGTGTCCTTGCCCTTCACCGCGGCCACGGCCTCGTCGACGCCGCTGCGGACGACGTCCTTCGTGTAGTGCGCGGCGGCGTCCTTCGCCACCAGGCCCAGCGTGCCGTCCTCACCGGTCGGGCCGAGGTAGACCGGGTTGGACCACCAGGACTCCTCGGTCTCGTAGCCGGCGTAGCGGAGCAGATACGTGCCGTCCGTCTGTTCCTCCAGCTTGAACTGCTGCTGCACATACCAACCGTTCGGCTGCGTCTGGTCGTTGACGAAGTTCGACCAGTTGTAACCGACGTACTTGCCGTTGGCCGCGGAGCGCAGGGTCACCACGCCGCCGCCCCAGTCGAAGACGTCGAATTGTCCGGCCGTACTGGAGACTTCGGTCTCCTTCAGCGCCTCGCCGTCCGCGTCCGTGCCCGCGGTGATGTACTTCCCCGTCGCCGCGTTCTTCAGCGCGATCCGGTCGACGCCCTCGCTGCTGGTCACCTCGGTGGAAAGCTTCGCGGCGACGCCGTCGGCAGGCGTGACCGCGTAGGGGAGGGTGCCGGAATACCAGTCGGTGTAGAGGGTGTCGGCGAGCGGGCCGACGACGGCGACGTCCCTCTCGGACTTCTTCAAGGGCAGAGCCGCGTCATTCTTCAGCAGCACCGCGCCCTCGGTCGCCGCCTTGCGCGCCAGCTTCTGGTGGGCCGGGCTGTTGATCACGGACTTGTCGATCGAGCCGTACTTGCCGCCGCCCGGGTCGAACTCGCCGAGCCGGACCCGCACGGACAGGATGTGGGAGGCGGCCTCGTCGACGTCCGACTCCTCCAGCAGGCCCTGCTCCAGGGCCGAGTTGATCGCCGCGATCGTCACGCCCGAGTTCGTGTCGTTGTCCGTGAAGCTGTCGTTGCCGGCCTTGAGCGTCGCCGCGTCGCCCTCGGCGAGGGTCGGGTAGTACTGCTGGGAGCCGGGAATGTTGCCGGGCGCGAAGGCGTCGGTGACGTTCAGGAGGTCGTACGAGGTCCACTTCCGTACGACGTCGTTGAGGTCCGGATTCACGGTCGCCGGGCGGCCGTTGACCAGGTTGTACGAGGACATGACGCCTGTCGCCGCGTTCGCCTCTATCGCCGGTTTGAAGGCGGCCTCGTCGTACTCCTTCGCGACCCGTGGACGCAGGTCGGAGGAGGTGGTCGTGCGGTTCCACTCGTTGTTGTTCGCGAGGTAGTGCTTGATCGTGGGCGCCGTCTTGAGGTGGTCGGGGTCGCCGCCCGTCAGGCCCTCGCCGTACGCCGTCGACAGGGCGCCGGTCAGCTCGGGGTCCTCGCTGTAGCCCTCCTCGTTGCGGCCCCAGCGCGGGTCGCGGAGGAGGTTGACCACGGGAGCCCAGAGGTTGAGGCCCCAGCCGGCCGGGCGTTCCTGCTGGAAGCCGCGGGCCTCGTCGCCGACCGCCGAGCCGACCTGCTCCATCAGGGCCGGGTCCCAGGTCGAGGCCAGCCCGATGGCCTGCGGGAAGACGGTGGTCTCACCCAGCCAGGCGACGCCGTGCAGGGCCTCGGTACCGGTGCGGAAGGACTGGATGCCGAGGCGGGGGATGGCGGGCTGGTACTGGTGGAGGAGGGAGATCTTCTCCGCGAGGGTGAGTCTGCCGAGCAGGTCGTCGACGCGCTTCTCGACGGGGAGGGTGGGGTTGCGGAACGGGTGGGCCGGGTCTTCGGCGTGGGCGGGGACGGTGGCGCCGAGCCCTGCGACCAGGGCCAGCGCCACCACGAGCGTGGATCTGCGTCTTGTCTTGCCTCTCATGCCACGGCTCCTTCAGGTAGGGCCTTGCACATACGGGGTTCAGGGCGTGTTGCGCGGCGCCGTGCTCGCGCGTTCCGTCATCCGGGGCGGCAGCAGCGTGGCCTCGGGCACCGTCTTGCCGCCGAGCTTGTTCATCAGCAGCTCCACGGCCTGTGCGCCCACCTCGGCGGAGGGCAGGGCGACCGAGGTGACCGGGATACGGAGGGAGTCGGCGAGTTCGTCGGGGCAGATGGCGGTGACGGACAGGTCGGCGGGGACGCGCAGGCCGAGCCGGCCGAAGGCGTCGATCAGCGGCTCCAGGATCGCCTCGTTGTGCACGACGACGCCGGTCAACGCGGGCTGCTCCCGCAGCAGTTGCTCGGCGACCGCGCGGGCGGCGGCGGGCGTGGCCTCGCACGGGTGGACCGAGGAGGAGAGCCGGCCCCGGTCGGCGGCGGCGGTGAAGCCCTGGACCACGCGCTGGGCGAACGCGGTCTGGCGGACGTACACCTCCGGCGGTGACCCGATCAGCGCCACCACCCGGTGGCCGAGCCGCGCCAGATGCTCCACGCATGCCTCGCCGGCGGCCTTGAAGTCGAGGTCGATGCAGGTCAGGCCCTCCGATGAGGCCGGGAACCCGATCATCACCGACGGCCGGTCCAGCGAGCGCAGCAGCGGCAGCCGGGGGTCGTCGAGCTGGACGTCCATGACCACGAGCGCGTCGACGAGCGCCGTGTCGGCGACCCGACGCAGCCCCTCCTCGCCCTCCTCCTGCGTCAGCAGCAGCACGTCATGGTCGTATCGCCGTGCCGTCGTCACCACCGACACCGCGAACTGCATGACGACCGGGACGTGGATGCCGGCCCGTAAAGGGACCACCAGTGCCAGCACGTTGGAGCGACTGCTGGCCAGGGCCCGGGCGCCCGCGTGCGGGCGGTAGCCCAATTCGCGGATGGACGCCTCGACGCGCTGCCGGGTCTCCTCGGAGATCGGGCGCTTGCCGCTGAGCGCGTAGGAGACGGTGCTGGGGGAGACCCCGGCGTGCCGGGCCACATCAGTGATCTTCACCATCAGCCCAGCTCCACCGTCAGGAAGCCGGTCCCGGCCGGCGCCCGCACCACCCGCTCGCCCGCGGCCAGCGCCCACGGCGCCGACGGGTCACTGCACGACGCCCGCAGCGTGTCCCCTTCGCGTACGACGGTGAAGGCCACCTCCCCGACCCGTACCGTCACCTGGGCGCCCCGCTCCAGCCCGTACGCCCGCAGCGTCACCCCGTCGGCGTGGTCGTAGTCGGGCCGGTCGGCCACCGCGCCGACCGGGATCACCGCACCGGGCCTGACCAGCAGCGGCACGCTCATGAAGCCGTGCTTCTCGCGCACCCAGCGCGGGCCGGTGACCGTCTGCCCGCTGACGAAGTGGGTCCAGGTGCCCTCGGGACAGTAGTAGGTCACCTGTCCCTCGTCGTCGAAGACCGGCGCCACCAGCAGATCCGGCCCGAGCATGTACTGCCGCTCCAGATGCGCGCACCCGGGATCGTCCGGGAACTCCAGCACCATGGCCCGCATGACCGGCGTCCCCTCGGCCTGGGCGGTGCGGGCGGCCTCGTACAGATACGGCATCAGGCTGAGCTTCAGCCGGGTGAAGTGCCGCAGCACGTCCACCGACTCCTCGTCGAACAGCCACGGAACCCGGTAGGACGAGCTGCCGTGCAGCCGGCTGTGCGACGACAGCAGCCCGAACGCCAGCCACCGCTTGAACAGCGACGGCGTCGGCGTGCCCTCGAAGCCGCCGATGTCATGGCTCCAGAAGCCGAAGCCGGAGAGCCCGAGCGAGAGCCCGCCGCGCAGTGACTCGGCCATCGACTCGTACGTCGCCTCGCAGTCGCCGCCCCAGTGCACGGGGAACTTCTGGCTGCCCGCCGTCGCCGACCGGGCGAAGACGACCGCCTCCTCCTCGCCGCGGTGCTTGCGCAGGACGTCGAAGACCGTGCGGTTGTAGAGGTACGTGTAGTAGTTGTGCATCCGCTCCGGGTCGGAGCCGTCGGACCAGGCCACGTCCACCGGCACCCGCTCGCCGAAGTCCGTCTTGAAGCAGTCCACGCCCTGTGCGAGCAGTGCCTCCAGCTTGGCCGCGTACCAGTCGCGGGCGGCGGGGGAGGTGAAGTCGACCAGGGCCATGCCGGGCTGCCACAGGTCCCACTGCCACACGCTGCCGTCCGGCCGCTTCAGCAGATGCCCGAGCGCCTTGCCCTCCGCGAACAGCGGGGAGCGCTGGGCGATGTACGGGTTGATCCAGACGCTGACGCGCAGGCCCCGGGCGTGCAGCCGGGACAGCATGCCCTGCGGGTCCGGGAAGACCCGCGGATCCCACTGGAAGTCGCACCAGTTGAACTCGCGCATCCAGAAGCAGTCGAAGTGGAAGACGGAGAGCGGGAGTTCGCGCTCCCGCATGCCCTCGATGAACGACGTCACCGTCTCCTCGTCGTACGACGTGGTGAAGGACGTCGACAGCCACAGCCCGAACGACCAGGCGGGCGGGAGGGCCGGGCGGCCGGTGAGGGCCGTGTACTTGCGGAGGATGTCCTTGGGGGAGGGGCCGTAGATGACGTAGTACGTCAACTGCTGCGTCTCCGCGCTGAACTGGACCCTCGACACCGTCTCCGAGCCCACCTCGAAGGAGACCTTGCCCGGGTGGTCGACGAAGACGCCGTAGCCGGCGTCCGTCAGATAGAACGGGGCGTTCTTGTAGGCCTGTTCGGTGGCCGTGCCGCCGTCGGCGTTCCAGATGTCGACGACCTGGCCGTTCTTGACGAGCGGGCCGAAGCGTTCGCCGAGGCCGTAGACGGAGGTGCCGACCTTGAGGTTCAGCTGTTCCCGCAGGTAGTGCGAGCCTTCCCCGTCCCGCATGATGCCCATGCCCTTGGGGCCGCTGGAGGTGAGGGTGCGGCCGTGGGCGAGGAAGTCGACGTGCCAGGGGCCGGTGCGGGCCACCCGGACCGACAGCGCGCCGGAGGTGAGGGTCGCGTTCTCCTCGTCGTACTCCGTGTGCGCGGCGGTCTCCTCCTTCGCGAGGTCGAATTGGGGGCCGCGCGGCTGCTCGCCCTCGAAGTGGGTGAAGGTGAGGCCGATGACGTCGGGCATCGGAGTGTGGGCGCTGATCGTCACGACCGGTCCCTTCAGCAGGTCGCCGCGGTGCCGGATGGGCTGGGTCGGCGCGTGGATCTCCAGTGCGCCGTCCGTCGCGGTGACGTCGAGCACCTCGACCGGGTGGGCCGCGGTGACACCTTCGCGGAGCAGCCAGTAGCCGTCGGTGAACTTCACGTGGGGGTCCCTTACTTCACGGCTCCCACGGCGATGCCGCGGGTGAGCGTTCGCTGGAAGACGAGGAAGAAGACGAGAGCGGGGAGCACGCCGAGGAGGGCGGCCGCGTTGGTCATCGTGGCGTCCATCAGACGCTGGCCCTGGAGGACGCCGAGCGCCACCGACACCGTCTGGTTGTCGTTGGAGATCAGCATGACCAGGGGGAGCAGGAACTCGTTCCAGGTCCAGATGAAGAAGAACACCAGCAGCACGCCGATGGTGGGACGGCTGACGGGGACGACGATCCGCCACAGGATCTGCCACTTGTTCGCGCCGTCGATCCGGGCGGCCTCGATGATCTCCCGGGGGAACTGGCCGAGGACGGAGGAGAGCAGATACGTGCCGAACGCCGCCTGGATCACCGTGAACACGATGATCACGCTGAGCCGGGTGTCGTAGAGCCCCGCCTCCTTGCTCAGGTAGTAGATCGGGTAGACCAGCGCCTCCTGCGGCAGCATGTTCGCGAGGACGAAGAACGCCAGCACCCAGGTGCGGCCCTTGATCCGGCCGATGCCGATCGCATAGGCGTTGAGGATCGACAGGATCACCGCGAACACCGCCACCCCGCCGCTGATCAGCAGGGAGTTGACGAGCTTCTGGGTGTAGTCGACGCGTTCCCAGAAGTCCTTCAGGCCGTCCAGGTAGAGGCCGTCGGGGAGGCTCAGGGGGCCGTTCTGGGAGTACTCGGCGGGGGACTTGAACGCGTTGAGCGTGACGATGAGAAACGGCACGATCATGAAGAGGGCGGCGATGCACAGGGCGATCAGCACCGGGTAGCGACGCAGGGCGCCGGTCATGATCCCTCCCTTTCCTCCGCGCGGGTCTGGAGCTTCAGGCCGATCAGCGACAGCAGCAGGATGATCACCGTCAGGACCGTGGAGATCGCGGCGCCATAGCCGACCTGCGTCTTCTCGAAGAACGTGGTGAAGGAGAAGTAGGACGGCACGTTGGTGGCGCCGCCCGGTCCGCCCTTCGTCAGGACGTACACCGCGCCGAAGACCTTGAGCGCGGCGATCGTGCACCACGTCAGGACGACGTATATCTCCGGGCGGATCTGCGGCAGCGTGATGTGCCAGAAGCGGCGCCACCAGCCGGCGCCGTCCAACTCGGCCGCCTCGTACAGCTGCGGATCGACGCGCTGGAGACCCGCCATGAAGATGACCAGCGGGAAGCCGAGCTGTACCCAGACCATCACGCCCATCACGCTGTAGAGCGCGATGTCCGGATCGCCGAGCCAGTCCTGCTGCCAGCTCGACAGGCCGATCGCCTTGAGCAGTTCGTTGAGGGAGCCGCTGTCCGGGGCGAGGATCCAGCTCCAGACGATGCCAGCGACCGCGATCGGCAGCACCTGCGGGAGGTAGAAGCAGGCGCGCAGGACGGCGACCGTCTTCGAGCCGAAGTGCTTGCCGACGTAGTCGAACAGCGCGGCGGCCAGCACCAGTCCGACCGCCGTCGGTACGGCCGCCATGGCGACGACCATGAACAGGCTGTGCCGGAACGATGCCCAGAACTCGGAATCGTCCAGCAGCTCCCGGTAGTTGGCGAGCCCGGACCACTCCGGTGAGCCCACGCCCTGCCAGTCGGTGAAGCTCACGCCCGTGTTCATCAGGAACGGGACGATGATCACGGCCAGGAAGGCGAGGACACCGGGCAGCAGGAAGAGGGCGTACGAGTCACGGGGGCGGCGCGGGTGACCGGCGTGGGTCTGTTTGCCGGTCACCCGCCGCTCGACGGTCACCGTCATTGCTGCGGCACGCCCTTGTCGTACGCCTCCTGGAGGGCGTCGAGATAGCCGTCCGGCTGCTCGCTGCCGGTGATCAGCTTCTGGGTCTCGGAGACGAGGACGTCGTAGAAGCCGGGGACCGGCCAGTCGGGGTAGAAGGCCAGGCCGTCGCGCTCGGAGAGAGTGTTGAAGTTGTCGATGAGCGTCTTGGACTTCGGGTCGGTGATGGCGCTCGCGTCGGCCGCGACCGGGACGCCGCCCTTGTTGCCGAGCAGGTTCTGGATCTTCTCCGACATGGTGATGTCGATGAAGTCGTAGGCGAGTTCCTTGTTCTTGGCGCCCTTGGGCACCACCCACAGATTGCCGCCGGAGCCGAGCGTGAGGTTGGACTCGGGCCACAGGAAGGTGCCCCAGTCGAACTTCGCCTCGTTCACGAAACGGCCGTACCACCAGCTGCCGGAGAACAGGATCGGCGCCTTGCCCTGGATGAAGGAGACCCCGGTCTCCTCGGCCTTCACATTGCTGGACGTCTTGCCGATGTAGCCCTTCTTCACCCAGTCGGCGAAGGTGTCGGCGGCGTACGTCCAGGCAGGGTCGTGGAAGTCGGTCTTGCCCTTGTACAGCTCGTACGAGTCCACCCAGGCGCGGTCGGCCTTCGACAGGGCCAGCTGGTACAGGTACTGGTGGGCGATGTACTCGGCGCCGCCGTTGGCGAGCGGGGTGACCTTGTTCTTGACGAACGTGTCCATCGCGGCGGTCAGTTCGTCGAACGTCTTCGGCTCGGGGATCTTGTACTTCGCGAAGAGTTCCTTGTTGTAGAAGACCATCGTGTACTCGGCGTAGTTGGGCACGCCGTACCACTTGCCGGAGCCCATCACGCCGTTCGCGTCGTACACGCTGGTGGTGCGGACGCTCGCGCTGAGCTTCTTGTCCCAGCCGCGCTTCGTGGCCTCCGCGGACAGGTCGGTGAGCAGACCCTGCTTGGACAGCAGGCCCGCCGTCGCGTTGCCCTTGTTGTACTCCATGACGTCGGGTGCGTCGGAGGAGTTGAGGACCATCGGGGCGGTCTTCTGGATCTGCTCGAAGCCCTTCTCCTCGAACTCCACCTTCACGCCCGGATGCTTGGCCTTGAACTCCTTGATCGCCTCGTTCCAGGCCAGTCCCATCGCGCTGTTCGGGGCCTCGTAGTGCCACAGCTTGAGCGTCTTGCCGTCTCCTGAGGACCCGCTGTCTGAGTCTCCGCAGGAGGTCAGGAGCAGTGACCCGGCGAGTATCACCGCCGTCGCCACCACACGCCTTCGTGCCGTCAACATCCCGTGCCTCCAGGGAAGTCGGAGCCGGATGGATCTAGATGGATCGCGTTCGTCGAATCGATTCGATGCTGGACGTCGAAGCGCTTCGACGGGCGAAGGTATGTGGGGGCTGTGAGGGCGTCAATGGGCTGGACGCGAATTGGTTCGGCGGAGTGTTCCGGGAAGTGCTCTGGCGAGCGCGATCACCAGCGCCGCCGCCGCGGCGGCCACGGGTATCCAGAAGCCGGCCGTCGCCGACAGGTGTTCCGTCGTCCAGCCGCCCAGCGCGCTGCCGCACGCGATACCGCCGAGCAGCGCGGTCACCGCGAGCGTCATGCCCTCGTTGAGGCGGCCGTCCGGGGTGTGCCGCTGGATCAGGGTCATGTTGGTGACCATGGTCGGCGCCGTGGCCATACCGGCGACGAGCAGGGCGCCGGCCAGGACGAGGAGCGAGCCGGTGAGGGCCGCGGCGAGCAGGGGGAGGGCCATGAGGGCGGTCATGGCGGCTATGCAGTACAGGTAACGGCGTTCCGCCGGTCCGGTCGGCTTCGTCGCGCCGTACAGCAGGCCCGCCGCGCAGGAACCGGCCGCCTGGAGACCGAGGATCGCGCCCGCCGCCGACTTGTGGCCCTGTGCGTCCGCGAACGCGAGCGTCACGACCTCCATCGAGCCGAAGACCGCGCCCAGGGCGAGACATACGGCGAGGAGCGGGGGCATGCCGGGGGTGCGGAGGGGGGCCTTCGCCGGTTTCCGCCGTTGTATCGGCGGTTCGGTGGCGCGTTGGGCGGTGAACAGCAGCATGCCGGTGAGCAGGAGGACGGCGCCGGTCAGCGTGCCCGCCTCCGGGAAGAACGTGCCGCAGAGAAAGGCCGCGAGGACCGGGCCCAGCATGAAGCACAGCTCGTCCGCGGCCTGTTCGAAGGAGTTCGCGGTGTGCAGGGCGGCGGTGTCGTCTTTGAGCAGGTGGGCCCAGCGGGCGCGGGACATGCCGCCGAGGTTGGGGGTGGTGGCGGTCGCGGCATACGCGGCGAACAGGGTCCAGGCCGGGGCGTCGTAGTGGACGCACAGCAGCAGCGCGAGGCTGCCCAGCGCGGCGAGGGTGGTGGCGGGTACGGCGACCCGGGCCTGCCCGTGCCGGTCGACGAGCCGGGCGATCCAGGGGGCGGTCACGGCGGTCGCCGCGAGGCCGGTGGCGGTGACGGCGCCGGCGAGGGCGTACGAGCCACGCGAACCGGCGATCATCAGGATCGCGCTCACGCTGAACATGCCCATGGGGAGCCGGGCGACGAGATTCCCGATCGTGAAGGCTCGGGTGCCGGGGAGGGTGAAGAGGTGGCGGTAGGGGCTGGACATGGAACGGCGGTAGCGGCTGGGCATGGAGCAACCGTCGCCCGTAAGCGATCAAGGGGTCCAACACCTTCTGCGGGCCGATTCACGCACCTGCGTTGTAAGTTCCCGTCATGCCCGCTCACCTCGACCCCCGCTTGC contains:
- a CDS encoding ABC transporter substrate-binding protein, whose translation is MLTARRRVVATAVILAGSLLLTSCGDSDSGSSGDGKTLKLWHYEAPNSAMGLAWNEAIKEFKAKHPGVKVEFEEKGFEQIQKTAPMVLNSSDAPDVMEYNKGNATAGLLSKQGLLTDLSAEATKRGWDKKLSASVRTTSVYDANGVMGSGKWYGVPNYAEYTMVFYNKELFAKYKIPEPKTFDELTAAMDTFVKNKVTPLANGGAEYIAHQYLYQLALSKADRAWVDSYELYKGKTDFHDPAWTYAADTFADWVKKGYIGKTSSNVKAEETGVSFIQGKAPILFSGSWWYGRFVNEAKFDWGTFLWPESNLTLGSGGNLWVVPKGAKNKELAYDFIDITMSEKIQNLLGNKGGVPVAADASAITDPKSKTLIDNFNTLSERDGLAFYPDWPVPGFYDVLVSETQKLITGSEQPDGYLDALQEAYDKGVPQQ
- a CDS encoding MFS transporter yields the protein MPSRYRRSMSSPYRHLFTLPGTRAFTIGNLVARLPMGMFSVSAILMIAGSRGSYALAGAVTATGLAATAVTAPWIARLVDRHGQARVAVPATTLAALGSLALLLCVHYDAPAWTLFAAYAATATTPNLGGMSRARWAHLLKDDTAALHTANSFEQAADELCFMLGPVLAAFLCGTFFPEAGTLTGAVLLLTGMLLFTAQRATEPPIQRRKPAKAPLRTPGMPPLLAVCLALGAVFGSMEVVTLAFADAQGHKSAAGAILGLQAAGSCAAGLLYGATKPTGPAERRYLYCIAAMTALMALPLLAAALTGSLLVLAGALLVAGMATAPTMVTNMTLIQRHTPDGRLNEGMTLAVTALLGGIACGSALGGWTTEHLSATAGFWIPVAAAAAALVIALARALPGTLRRTNSRPAH